A single region of the Nocardioides aquaticus genome encodes:
- a CDS encoding MFS transporter, translating into MLTLDSAAGRWLLLAAVLGSGLAGIDATVVNVALPAIGESLDADFTTLQWTVSAYALTLASFILLGGVLGDRYGRRRVFLVGVVWFAVGSLLCGLAPTGWALVGARALQGVGGALLTPGSLAMIQASFGPGDRARAIGAWSGLGGVATAIGPFVGGGLVELGSWRWVFLVNVPLAALVVWVTLRHVPESRGPAEHGRLDLGGAVLGALALGALTWSLISAGETGPGPATVVAGGLGLLAALLFVAVERRVASPMLPLAVFAAPQLRAANAVTFVVYGGFGAIFFLLVVHLQVVSGFSPVVAGTALLPVTALMLVLSPRSGALAARIGPRRQMAAGPVVAAAGVVLMLRIGPGASYAADVLPAVVVLGLGLATMVSPLTATALAAAPPEHAGAASGINNAVARTAGLVAVAAIPVLAGLDGRVYADPVAFDAGFGTALLISAAVLLAGGALAALTVRDDVLGADDTTPPAPPLQLRHCAGVGGPPLATRVDAAGHADCDPVPLTLLTLDPEETAMSTTAPDQAAPACTHLVDPTPPEPGSSGCVECLADGGPWVHLRLCQECGHVGCCDSSPGRHATAHAHLADHPVVRSFEPGEEWFYCYVDDVALEVPGAPPAPSHP; encoded by the coding sequence GTGCTGACCCTCGACTCCGCCGCGGGGCGGTGGCTGCTCCTGGCCGCCGTCCTCGGCTCGGGCCTGGCCGGGATCGACGCCACCGTCGTGAACGTCGCGCTGCCCGCGATCGGGGAGTCCCTCGACGCCGACTTCACCACCCTGCAGTGGACGGTCTCGGCCTACGCGCTGACCCTGGCGTCCTTCATCCTGCTCGGCGGCGTGCTCGGCGACCGGTACGGCCGGCGGCGGGTGTTCCTGGTCGGCGTGGTCTGGTTCGCGGTCGGCTCCCTGCTCTGCGGCCTCGCCCCCACCGGGTGGGCCCTGGTCGGCGCCCGCGCGCTGCAGGGCGTCGGGGGCGCGCTGCTGACGCCGGGCAGCCTGGCCATGATCCAGGCCTCCTTCGGCCCCGGTGACCGCGCCCGCGCGATCGGGGCCTGGTCCGGTCTCGGCGGCGTGGCCACCGCGATCGGTCCGTTCGTCGGCGGCGGACTGGTGGAGCTCGGGTCCTGGCGGTGGGTCTTCCTGGTCAACGTGCCGCTGGCCGCCCTGGTGGTCTGGGTGACGCTGCGCCACGTGCCGGAGTCCCGGGGCCCCGCCGAGCACGGCCGGCTCGACCTGGGCGGCGCGGTGCTGGGGGCGCTCGCGCTCGGCGCGCTGACCTGGTCGCTGATCTCGGCCGGGGAGACCGGCCCGGGTCCCGCGACCGTCGTCGCCGGCGGCCTCGGGCTGCTCGCGGCGCTGCTGTTCGTCGCGGTCGAGCGTCGGGTGGCGAGCCCGATGCTGCCGCTGGCCGTCTTCGCCGCGCCTCAGCTGCGGGCCGCGAACGCGGTCACCTTCGTGGTCTACGGCGGCTTCGGCGCGATCTTCTTCCTGCTGGTGGTGCACCTGCAGGTCGTGTCCGGCTTCTCCCCGGTCGTCGCCGGGACGGCCCTGCTCCCGGTCACCGCGCTGATGCTGGTCCTGTCCCCCCGCTCGGGCGCGCTCGCGGCCCGGATCGGCCCGCGCCGCCAGATGGCCGCCGGCCCGGTGGTGGCCGCGGCCGGCGTGGTGCTGATGCTGCGGATCGGGCCCGGGGCGTCGTACGCCGCCGACGTGCTGCCGGCGGTCGTGGTCCTCGGCCTCGGGCTGGCGACGATGGTCTCGCCGCTGACCGCGACCGCGCTCGCCGCGGCGCCCCCGGAGCACGCCGGGGCGGCCTCGGGGATCAACAACGCGGTGGCGCGGACCGCCGGGCTGGTCGCGGTGGCCGCGATCCCGGTGCTGGCCGGGCTCGACGGCCGGGTCTACGCCGACCCGGTCGCCTTCGACGCCGGGTTCGGCACCGCGCTGCTGATCTCGGCCGCGGTCCTCCTCGCCGGCGGGGCGCTCGCCGCGCTCACCGTCCGCGACGACGTCCTGGGGGCCGACGACACGACCCCGCCCGCCCCGCCGCTGCAGCTGCGCCACTGCGCCGGCGTCGGCGGACCGCCGCTGGCCACCCGCGTCGACGCGGCCGGGCACGCCGACTGCGACCCCGTCCCGCTCACCCTGCTGACGCTCGACCCCGAGGAGACCGCCATGTCCACCACCGCCCCCGATCAGGCCGCCCCGGCCTGCACCCACCTGGTCGACCCGACCCCGCCCGAGCCGGGCTCGTCGGGGTGCGTCGAGTGCCTCGCCGACGGCGGGCCCTGGGTGCACCTGCGGCTCTGCCAGGAGTGCGGCCACGTCGGCTGCTGCGACTCCTCACCGGGCCGGCACGCCACCGCGCACGCGCACCTGGCCGACCACCCCGTGGTCCGCTCGTTCGAGCCGGGCGAGGAGTGGTTCTACTGCTACGTCGACGACGTCGCGCTGGAGGTGCCGGGCGCACCACCGGCGCCCAGCCACCCCTGA
- a CDS encoding cysteine--tRNA ligase, which translates to MAAPLIPAVTDPSHRVGPTPSRPASVTLSGRRLGVVGSARIYVCGITPYDVTHLGHAATFVWADLLASALASTGVTPEVCRNVTDVDDVLSAAARERGRHFDELALTQEAVFEQSMRALRVATPAAQPRARHHVQAVQQLAQGLLDAGAAYEHDGTVWFRGAGVAATAGLDEATARALLEAYADPTDAPGQQHPLDVAVWRPSVDDAPAWASPWGWGRPGWHAECAAMAVDVLGPSVDVLVGGEDLRFPHHAYQEAMAEAVTGVRPFSRAHLHVGTVRTGGEKMAKSTGNLVLVETVLADHEPAVLRLLLLDRPVGDPWDYDESLLEGAAERLRLLYAAAGRPGGGGEQAGLAVARAREDLDVTGAVDLALEVGGECARRLISLLRLGAA; encoded by the coding sequence ATGGCCGCACCGTTGATCCCCGCCGTGACCGACCCGTCGCACCGGGTCGGCCCGACCCCCTCCCGCCCTGCCTCGGTCACCCTCTCCGGCCGGCGGCTGGGGGTCGTCGGCTCCGCCCGGATCTACGTCTGCGGGATCACCCCGTACGACGTCACACACCTCGGCCACGCCGCCACCTTCGTGTGGGCCGACCTGCTGGCCTCCGCCCTCGCCTCCACCGGTGTGACGCCGGAGGTCTGCCGCAACGTCACCGACGTCGACGACGTGCTCTCGGCGGCCGCCCGCGAGCGGGGCCGGCACTTCGACGAGCTCGCGCTCACGCAGGAGGCCGTCTTCGAGCAGTCGATGCGCGCCCTGCGGGTCGCCACGCCGGCCGCCCAGCCGCGCGCCCGCCATCACGTGCAGGCCGTGCAGCAGCTGGCGCAGGGCCTGCTGGACGCCGGCGCCGCCTACGAGCACGACGGCACCGTCTGGTTCCGCGGTGCCGGGGTCGCCGCCACCGCCGGGCTCGACGAGGCGACCGCCCGCGCGCTGCTCGAGGCGTACGCCGACCCGACCGACGCCCCCGGTCAGCAGCACCCGCTCGACGTCGCGGTGTGGCGACCGTCGGTCGACGACGCCCCCGCCTGGGCCAGCCCGTGGGGCTGGGGCCGTCCGGGATGGCACGCCGAGTGCGCCGCGATGGCCGTCGACGTCCTCGGCCCCTCCGTCGACGTCCTCGTCGGCGGCGAGGACCTGCGCTTCCCGCACCACGCCTACCAGGAGGCGATGGCCGAGGCGGTGACCGGCGTCCGGCCCTTCAGCCGCGCGCACCTGCACGTCGGCACCGTGCGTACCGGCGGCGAGAAGATGGCCAAGTCCACCGGCAACCTGGTCCTGGTCGAGACCGTCCTGGCCGACCACGAGCCGGCCGTCCTTCGCCTGCTGCTGCTCGACCGCCCCGTCGGCGATCCCTGGGACTACGACGAGTCGCTGCTCGAGGGCGCCGCCGAGCGCCTCCGCCTGCTGTACGCCGCCGCGGGCCGCCCCGGTGGCGGCGGCGAGCAGGCCGGGCTGGCCGTGGCGCGCGCCCGCGAGGACCTCGACGTGACCGGCGCCGTCGACCTGGCGCTTGAGGTCGGCGGCGAGTGCGCCCGCCGGCTGATCTCGCTGCTCCGCCTCGGCGCGGCCTGA
- a CDS encoding GlsB/YeaQ/YmgE family stress response membrane protein — MQIIGLLVVGLIIGALARLIKPGKQALGLVGTLVLGVVGARSVASSPA, encoded by the coding sequence ATGCAGATCATCGGACTGCTCGTCGTCGGACTCATCATCGGCGCGCTCGCTCGTCTCATCAAGCCCGGCAAGCAGGCGCTCGGCCTCGTCGGCACCCTCGTGCTCGGCGTCGTGGGCGCCCGATCGGTGGCGTCATCGCCAGCTTGA
- a CDS encoding alpha-amylase family protein, producing MSQAPGAGYRQDVLDARVERWLPDLREALALVYDDPDAVADRLLAVAAAGYADRPDDLHRLDLRRSLAPDWFQRPGTVGYAAYADRFGGTLAGVGERVGHLRDLGVTYLHLMPLLEPRPGPDDGGYAVADHRRVRADLGTVDDLRDLTRLLRTEGISLCLDLVVNHVAREHPWAAAARAGDPRYQAYFRTYPDRTEPDRWEETLPEVFPDFAPGSFTFDDELGAWVWTTFNAWQWDLDWSNPDVLVEMADIVCFLANTGAEVLRLDAIAFLWKRLGTDCQNQPEVHALTQALRCVARIACPAVVFLAEAIVGPQDLPAYLGRGRHHGKVSDLAYHNALMVHLWSMLASGDTTLSSHALQQLPSPPASTAWITYARCHDDIGWAIDDEDAAAVGLSGQAHRRFLADWYDGTHPGSWSRGLVFQHHPETGDKRTSGSLASLAGVEAGDPYGPDRVVLLHAVVAGWGGVPVLWMGDEVALLNDPAWAEDPAHAEDNRWAHRPPMPWAPDGSLPDPYGVLPRLRDLLATRARLPHLHAATSAEVLDPPAPGVLAVLRRHPLGAFVGLYNMTAEQRHVPWSALHAAGLGHGVAVLDHLAGGRPVRSEGDHVVLPPCGASWLTDEDPTLSH from the coding sequence ATGAGCCAGGCGCCCGGTGCGGGGTACCGGCAGGACGTCCTCGACGCGCGCGTCGAGCGCTGGCTGCCCGACCTCCGCGAGGCCCTCGCCCTCGTCTACGACGACCCCGACGCCGTGGCCGACCGGCTGCTCGCGGTGGCCGCGGCGGGCTACGCCGACCGCCCCGACGACCTGCACCGCCTCGACCTGCGCCGCTCCCTGGCCCCCGACTGGTTCCAGCGGCCCGGCACGGTCGGGTACGCCGCGTACGCGGACCGCTTCGGCGGCACCCTGGCCGGGGTCGGCGAACGGGTCGGCCACCTGCGCGACCTCGGGGTCACCTACCTGCACCTGATGCCGCTGCTCGAGCCGCGTCCCGGGCCGGACGACGGCGGGTACGCCGTGGCCGACCACCGCCGGGTCCGCGCGGACCTCGGCACCGTCGACGACCTGCGCGACCTCACGCGGCTGCTGCGCACCGAGGGCATCAGCCTGTGCCTGGACCTGGTGGTCAACCACGTCGCCCGCGAGCACCCCTGGGCGGCCGCGGCGCGCGCCGGCGACCCCCGCTACCAGGCCTACTTCCGCACCTACCCCGACCGCACCGAGCCGGACCGCTGGGAGGAGACGCTGCCGGAGGTCTTCCCCGACTTCGCCCCGGGCTCCTTCACCTTCGACGACGAGCTCGGCGCGTGGGTGTGGACCACCTTCAACGCCTGGCAGTGGGACCTCGACTGGTCCAACCCCGACGTGCTGGTCGAGATGGCCGACATCGTGTGCTTCCTGGCCAACACCGGCGCCGAGGTGCTCCGCCTGGACGCGATCGCGTTCCTGTGGAAGCGGCTCGGCACCGACTGCCAGAACCAGCCCGAGGTGCACGCGCTGACCCAGGCGCTGCGCTGCGTGGCGCGGATCGCCTGCCCGGCGGTGGTCTTCCTGGCCGAGGCCATCGTCGGACCGCAGGACCTGCCGGCCTACCTCGGCCGGGGCCGGCACCACGGCAAGGTCAGCGACCTCGCCTACCACAACGCGCTGATGGTGCACCTGTGGTCGATGCTGGCCTCGGGCGACACCACGCTGTCCTCCCACGCCCTGCAGCAGCTGCCGTCGCCGCCGGCCTCGACGGCCTGGATCACCTACGCCCGCTGCCACGACGACATCGGGTGGGCGATCGACGACGAGGACGCGGCCGCGGTCGGCCTCTCCGGCCAGGCGCACCGGCGGTTCCTGGCCGACTGGTACGACGGCACCCACCCCGGGTCGTGGTCGCGCGGGCTGGTCTTCCAGCACCACCCCGAGACCGGCGACAAGCGCACGTCCGGGTCGCTGGCCTCGCTGGCCGGCGTCGAGGCCGGGGACCCGTACGGCCCGGACCGCGTCGTCCTGCTGCACGCGGTCGTCGCGGGCTGGGGCGGCGTGCCGGTGCTGTGGATGGGCGACGAGGTCGCGCTGCTGAACGACCCGGCGTGGGCCGAGGACCCCGCCCACGCCGAGGACAACCGGTGGGCGCACCGGCCCCCGATGCCGTGGGCCCCCGACGGGTCGCTGCCGGACCCGTACGGCGTCCTCCCCCGGCTCCGCGACCTGCTCGCCACCCGCGCCCGGCTGCCGCACCTGCACGCCGCCACCTCCGCCGAGGTGCTCGACCCGCCCGCGCCGGGCGTGCTCGCGGTGCTGCGACGCCACCCGCTCGGCGCCTTCGTCGGGCTCTACAACATGACCGCCGAGCAGCGCCACGTGCCGTGGTCGGCGCTCCACGCCGCGGGCCTCGGCCACGGCGTCGCGGTCCTCGACCACCTCGCCGGGGGCCGGCCGGTGCGCTCCGAGGGCGACCACGTCGTGCTGCCGCCGTGCGGCGCCTCGTGGCTGACCGACGAGGACCCCACCCTCAGCCACTAG
- a CDS encoding fatty acyl-CoA synthetase, with protein sequence MSVRSSTVDDVLARSARRHPDRVALRFADRTWTYRELDDAVSRAAVALRDLGLARGDRVAAYGRNSDAYLLGFLGCARAGLVHVPVNYALTGEELGYLVEQSGSVAALVDPGLRAQYDAAGLAVGTVLALRDEAGSLLERATSGPVPTSVLPAGEPPVVDADLVQLLYTSGTTSRPKGAMMTHRALVHEYVSCVVALELREGDEPLHPMPLYHSAGMHVFLMPYLAVGAVNHLMEAPDVPEVLRLVEERRLGAVFLAPTVWVPLTNHPDFATRDLSSLRKAFYGASIMPGPVLARLTDALPDLTVWNCFGQSEIGPLATVLRPEEHAERPSSCGRPVLFVEVRVVDETGADVEPGGSGEVLYRSPQLCEGYWDAPEATAEAFADGWFHSGDLVRVDEEGYLTVVDRIKDVINTGGVLVASREVEDVLYTHPAVAEVAVVGTPDERWIEAVTAFVVLRPDATLGPEDAPGALVAHARGSLAGFKVPKQVLLVDELPRNQSGKLLKRVLRDQVGG encoded by the coding sequence ATGTCCGTCCGCTCCAGCACCGTCGACGACGTCCTCGCGCGCAGCGCGCGCCGGCACCCCGACCGGGTCGCCCTCCGCTTCGCCGACCGCACCTGGACCTACCGCGAGCTCGACGACGCGGTGAGCCGGGCAGCCGTGGCCCTGCGCGACCTCGGCCTGGCCCGCGGCGACCGCGTGGCGGCGTACGGGCGCAACTCCGACGCCTACCTGCTGGGGTTCCTCGGCTGCGCGCGCGCCGGGCTGGTGCACGTGCCGGTCAACTACGCGCTGACCGGGGAGGAGCTGGGCTACCTCGTCGAGCAGTCCGGCTCGGTGGCGGCCCTGGTCGACCCGGGCCTGCGGGCCCAGTACGACGCCGCGGGGCTGGCGGTCGGGACCGTGCTGGCGCTGCGCGACGAGGCCGGTTCGCTGCTCGAGCGGGCGACGTCCGGGCCGGTGCCGACCTCCGTGCTGCCCGCCGGGGAGCCGCCGGTGGTCGACGCTGACCTGGTGCAGCTGCTCTACACCTCGGGCACCACCTCGCGGCCCAAGGGCGCGATGATGACGCACCGCGCCCTGGTCCACGAGTACGTCTCCTGCGTGGTCGCCCTCGAGCTGCGCGAGGGCGACGAGCCGCTGCACCCGATGCCGCTCTACCACTCCGCCGGGATGCACGTGTTCCTGATGCCCTACCTCGCGGTCGGGGCGGTGAACCACCTGATGGAGGCGCCCGACGTGCCGGAGGTGCTCCGCCTGGTCGAGGAGCGCCGGCTGGGCGCGGTCTTCCTGGCCCCCACCGTGTGGGTGCCGCTGACCAACCACCCCGACTTCGCCACCCGCGACCTCTCCAGCCTGCGCAAGGCGTTCTACGGCGCCTCGATCATGCCCGGGCCGGTGCTGGCACGGCTGACCGACGCGTTGCCGGACCTCACGGTGTGGAACTGCTTCGGGCAGTCCGAGATCGGACCGCTGGCCACCGTGCTGCGTCCCGAGGAGCACGCCGAGCGGCCGAGCTCCTGCGGGCGCCCGGTGCTCTTCGTCGAGGTGCGGGTGGTCGACGAGACCGGTGCCGACGTGGAGCCCGGCGGGAGCGGCGAGGTCCTCTACCGCTCGCCGCAGCTGTGCGAGGGCTACTGGGACGCCCCCGAGGCGACCGCCGAGGCCTTCGCCGACGGGTGGTTCCACTCCGGCGACCTGGTCCGCGTCGACGAGGAGGGCTACCTGACGGTCGTCGACCGGATCAAGGACGTCATCAACACCGGCGGCGTGCTGGTGGCCTCCCGCGAGGTCGAGGACGTCCTCTACACCCACCCGGCGGTGGCCGAGGTCGCCGTCGTCGGCACGCCGGACGAGCGGTGGATCGAGGCCGTCACCGCCTTCGTGGTGCTCCGTCCCGACGCCACGCTCGGCCCCGAGGACGCGCCCGGGGCGCTGGTCGCCCACGCCCGGGGGTCGCTGGCCGGCTTCAAGGTGCCCAAGCAGGTGCTGCTGGTCGACGAGCTGCCCCGCAACCAGTCCGGCAAGCTGCTCAAGCGGGTGCTGCGCGACCAGGTCGGCGGCTGA
- a CDS encoding class I SAM-dependent methyltransferase translates to MDAGVWDERYAGRDLVWSVEPNASVAQECAGLPPGRALDVACGEGRNALWLAGRGWTVTAADFSAVALDKGRALAAEQEHGDRVTWQQADATTWSPPADQDLVVLAYLQLEDGERRAAVRTAYDALRPGGTFLLVAHDRSNLAEGTGGPQDPTVLMTAEDVLADLADRAPEVLRAERVARQVHPHGTHARPGEQAATAWDCLVRCVRT, encoded by the coding sequence GTGGACGCGGGCGTCTGGGACGAGCGGTACGCCGGACGCGACCTGGTGTGGTCGGTCGAGCCGAACGCGTCCGTGGCGCAGGAGTGCGCCGGCCTACCTCCGGGCCGCGCGCTCGACGTCGCCTGCGGCGAGGGCCGCAACGCCCTCTGGCTGGCCGGGCGGGGTTGGACGGTGACCGCCGCGGACTTCTCCGCCGTGGCGCTCGACAAGGGCCGGGCGCTGGCCGCGGAGCAGGAGCACGGCGACCGGGTCACCTGGCAGCAGGCCGACGCGACCACCTGGTCGCCGCCGGCCGACCAGGACCTCGTCGTGCTGGCCTACCTGCAGCTGGAGGACGGGGAGCGCCGGGCCGCGGTGCGGACGGCGTACGACGCCCTGCGACCGGGCGGGACGTTCCTGCTCGTCGCCCACGACCGGAGCAACCTCGCCGAGGGCACCGGCGGGCCGCAGGACCCGACGGTGCTGATGACCGCCGAGGACGTGCTGGCCGACCTCGCCGACCGGGCGCCGGAGGTGCTCCGGGCCGAGCGGGTGGCGCGGCAGGTGCACCCGCACGGCACCCACGCCCGACCGGGCGAGCAGGCGGCGACCGCCTGGGACTGCCTGGTCCGCTGCGTCCGGACCTGA